One stretch of Tenrec ecaudatus isolate mTenEca1 chromosome 18, mTenEca1.hap1, whole genome shotgun sequence DNA includes these proteins:
- the SYCE1L gene encoding synaptonemal complex central element protein 1-like, which yields MDDCVVALGMDLTKARQAVPLTSQLCSSQILEQRLGREIVALEHNHAQLLTEEMLVRVKLEEVAHQLCSPPDVGTPQEGRWKEELETSEGQVPTPAQDTPKEEADNEDVGRRETEGGGLTPGGPCKGSVGQGLCPQAGDQAAEWPAPSPQAGSHPPCAAPSQDLEVEPP from the exons ATGGATGACTGTGTGGTGGCATTGGGCATGGACTTAACCAAGGCGCGGCAGGCAGTCCCACTGACCAGCCAGCTCTGCTCCTCGCAGATACTGGAACAGCGGCTGGGCCGGGAGATCGTGGCTCTGGAGCACAACCACGCGCAGCTGCTCACTGAAG AGATGCTGGTGCGGGTGAAACTGGAGGAGGTGGCCCATCAGCTGTGCTCACCGCCTGATGTCGGGACCCCCCAGGAAGGGAG GTGGAAGGAGGAGCTGGAGACGTCTGAGGGGCaggtccccaccccagcccaggaTACCCCAAAGGAAGAGGCTGACAACGAAGATGTAGGGAGGAGGGAGACTGAGGGGGGTGGGCTGACCCCGGGAGGACCCTGTAAGGGGTCTGTGGGGCAGGGTCTGTGTCCCCAGGCAGGAGACCAGGCTGCAGAGtggcctgccccctcccctcaGGCTGGCTCCCATCCCCCCTGTGCTGCACCCAGCCAGGATCTGGAGGTAGAGCCCCCCTAG